CCTTATGGAAATCCACAAAAATTTTCATTCATGCTTAAGAAAATTGTTATTATCCAAAAGAACTTCTATGGTTGGTGACATTCCAAATCTGTGGACACCATCTCTTGTGTTACCGGTTTGGGGGATAGGTATGGTATTCCAAGACCCAAACCCCTAACGATGAACATGAACCCAATGACCACCACAAAAACTGGAACCAACTTCTTTATTTTTGACTTCGCCTTTGTACCAAAAAGGCCACTGGCAAATACGGCCGATGTCATCAGCGGAATCGTGCCTATTCCAAACAATACCATATAGAGGCTTCCCTGTATGGGGCTGCCCAGGGCAATTGCCCCAAAAAGTGCAACATAGACCAATCCACAGGGCAGGAATCCGTTAAGGAAACCAATGGTCAAAAATGTATCTGGAGAACGCCTTTTTAATGCTTCCCCCAATTTTGATTTTACGCTGTTCAAAAGGCCATAAATGGGTCTTGTTGGATGGAATCCTTTAAGGAGCCGAGAAGGAACAAGGACCAATAAAATCATAATTGCCCCGATGGCAATGGAGAGCTTTTGTTGCACTCCGAACAACTGAAGCCCTTTACCCACAAAACCAAATGCCAAACCCAATAGTCCATAGGAAACCAATCTGCCAAAATGATAAACAAATAACTGAAATAGCTTTCGTTGTTTATTTTTCCGATCCAAGGGGAGCATAAACGCTATTGGACCACACATTCCCAAACAGTGCAAACTACCTAAAAACCCAAGTGCCAAGGCGGAAAGGAGCATATTAATACGTTAGCTTTTGTTTGTGCAAAAAGGTTTTACCTTTATAATGCCATTCAATGGCAATGTCCCATCGACCGTCTACGAGGCGATTGTCAGGTATGAGCAAATGTGTGTTGGATAAACTTATTGGAAAGTTAAAATCCAAATGCCTGTTCGACGGTCGGTATAGGGACACTTTACCAGTGACATTTTTAGGGTTAAAGTTTTTGGGGAACGTAATAAGCAAACCATCCTCAGATTTACGTACGCTGAGTTCCTCATCAAGTTCTGCTGCATTTTTTTCCGCATCAATTTCTTTCTGATAAGCGAGTTCCTGCTTGTAGTAATCCTTGGTGACCAATTCATGATCCGTCCTATTATCCGTATTCATTCGTATTACGAAATACATAATAAAGGAGATAAAAGCAACGAATGCCAAAACGATTCCTGTCCCCCAGTTAAATTTCATATACTTAGTTATTAGTTAATAGTTAATGGTTAAAAACCACATTTATAATTAGAATCAATACTACTCCCTTTTAACCATTAGCTTAAAATTTCAATTATAGCTTCTAGGTGCCAAAAATTGGGTAACGGTGGTTTCAATCAATTCACCCCCACTGTACACGCCAATTTCCAACTTATCCTTGTCCCCTGTTAGGGCAGCATTGTTTATTTCAATAAATAAAGTCCCTTCTGCCAAATCCTGGGCCGGTACTTTAAAAGTATCGGTGGATACCATATTGATGTTCCCATTATGTGAAAGGAGCTTAAAACTTACATTTTCAATAGTCTCAGTAGTCTTGTTCACCAACTTATAGGTATAGACATTGCTGATCATATTGTTTGCCTTTCTTTCATAAAGCTGTCCGGGCAATCTAAAAATATTTGCTTC
The sequence above is a segment of the Muricauda sp. SCSIO 64092 genome. Coding sequences within it:
- a CDS encoding FixH family protein, with the protein product MKFNWGTGIVLAFVAFISFIMYFVIRMNTDNRTDHELVTKDYYKQELAYQKEIDAEKNAAELDEELSVRKSEDGLLITFPKNFNPKNVTGKVSLYRPSNRHLDFNFPISLSNTHLLIPDNRLVDGRWDIAIEWHYKGKTFLHKQKLTY
- a CDS encoding sulfite exporter TauE/SafE family protein; protein product: MLLSALALGFLGSLHCLGMCGPIAFMLPLDRKNKQRKLFQLFVYHFGRLVSYGLLGLAFGFVGKGLQLFGVQQKLSIAIGAIMILLVLVPSRLLKGFHPTRPIYGLLNSVKSKLGEALKRRSPDTFLTIGFLNGFLPCGLVYVALFGAIALGSPIQGSLYMVLFGIGTIPLMTSAVFASGLFGTKAKSKIKKLVPVFVVVIGFMFIVRGLGLGIPYLSPKPVTQEMVSTDLECHQP